One region of Catenuloplanes indicus genomic DNA includes:
- a CDS encoding AIM24 family protein codes for MRSALFSAENLENNQDQHPGMRLQNSKMLKYQLNGEMMARTGTMVAYQGQMQFQALGSGGLGKFIKKQLTGEGVPLMKVSGHGDLFLADRAADIHIIDLEPGDALSINGANVLAFDPTLNYDIKMVQGMGMMSSAGLFNCVFTGYGRIAVTSNGSPVVLNIDAPTYVDPQAAIAWSANLQTGYHRADQLGLGTLLGRSTGEAFTMSFAGQGFVVVQPSEEPPGGHAVAGGQSNSGGGLLGGLLD; via the coding sequence ATGCGCAGCGCCCTTTTCTCCGCGGAGAACCTGGAGAACAACCAGGATCAGCACCCCGGCATGCGGCTGCAGAACTCGAAGATGCTGAAGTACCAGCTCAACGGCGAGATGATGGCCCGCACCGGCACCATGGTGGCGTACCAGGGGCAGATGCAGTTCCAGGCGCTCGGCTCCGGTGGCCTCGGCAAGTTCATCAAGAAGCAGCTCACCGGCGAGGGCGTCCCGCTGATGAAGGTCAGCGGCCACGGCGACCTCTTCCTCGCCGACCGCGCCGCCGACATCCACATCATCGACCTGGAGCCAGGCGACGCGCTGTCCATCAACGGGGCGAACGTGCTGGCCTTCGACCCGACGCTCAACTACGACATCAAGATGGTCCAGGGCATGGGCATGATGTCCTCGGCCGGCCTCTTCAACTGCGTCTTCACCGGTTACGGCCGGATCGCGGTCACCTCCAACGGCAGCCCGGTCGTGCTCAACATCGACGCCCCGACGTACGTGGACCCGCAGGCCGCCATCGCCTGGTCCGCCAACCTGCAGACCGGCTACCACCGCGCCGACCAGCTGGGCCTTGGCACGCTGCTCGGCCGCTCCACCGGCGAGGCCTTCACGATGAGCTTCGCCGGCCAGGGCTTCGTCGTGGTCCAGCCGTCGGAGGAGCCGCCCGGTGGCCACGCGGTCGCCGGCGGTCAGAGCAACAGCGGCGGCGGCCTCCTCGGCGGCCTGCTCGACTGA
- the pheA gene encoding prephenate dehydratase, protein MRFVYLGPEATFTEQALLTVPEAADGERVPARSVPEALDAVRGGDADAALVPLENSIGGAVPITLDELIAGVPLMIIREVVIPVEFVLGARAGTPLGAIRTVAAHPQASTQCRNWLRSHLPDAEVTDVLSNSAAAIAAAAGEFDAAICAPLGAARYELTVLADKIADHSHAVTRFALVTRPATPPAPTGDDLTSLALVIRHDQVGALLTVLTELSVRGINLTRIESRPTGEALGRYVFFLDCAGHVAETRFGEALQGLRRVCADVRFLGSYPRHRWAPGLDHPVPAPAGLSDDAFAASAAWVDRLRHGDY, encoded by the coding sequence ATGCGGTTCGTCTATCTGGGTCCCGAAGCCACGTTCACCGAGCAGGCGTTGCTCACGGTGCCGGAGGCGGCGGACGGTGAGCGGGTGCCCGCGCGGAGCGTGCCGGAGGCGCTGGACGCGGTGCGCGGCGGCGACGCGGACGCCGCGCTGGTCCCGCTGGAGAACTCGATCGGCGGCGCGGTCCCGATCACGCTGGACGAGTTGATCGCCGGTGTGCCGCTGATGATCATCCGCGAGGTGGTGATCCCGGTCGAGTTCGTGCTGGGCGCGCGCGCCGGCACGCCGCTCGGCGCGATCCGGACCGTGGCCGCGCACCCGCAGGCCTCCACGCAGTGCCGCAACTGGCTGCGTTCACACCTGCCGGATGCCGAGGTCACGGACGTGCTGTCCAACTCGGCCGCGGCGATCGCGGCCGCGGCCGGTGAGTTCGACGCCGCGATCTGCGCGCCGCTCGGCGCCGCGCGCTACGAGCTGACCGTGCTCGCCGACAAGATCGCCGACCATTCGCACGCGGTGACCCGGTTCGCGCTGGTCACCCGGCCGGCGACGCCGCCCGCGCCGACCGGCGACGATCTCACGTCGCTGGCGCTGGTGATCCGGCACGACCAGGTCGGCGCGCTGCTGACCGTGCTGACCGAGCTCTCGGTCCGCGGCATCAACCTGACCCGGATCGAGTCGCGGCCGACCGGCGAGGCGCTCGGGCGCTACGTGTTCTTCCTGGACTGTGCCGGGCACGTCGCGGAGACCCGGTTCGGCGAGGCGCTGCAGGGGCTGCGCCGGGTGTGCGCGGACGTGCGCTTCCTCGGCTCGTATCCCCGGCACCGCTGGGCGCCCGGCCTCGATCATCCGGTGCCGGCGCCCGCGGGCCTGTCCGACGACGCGTTCGCCGCCTCCGCCGCGTGGGTCGACCGTCTCCGCCACGGCGACTACTGA
- a CDS encoding metallopeptidase family protein gives MEMDRDRFEELVGEALDEVPEELLRLMDNVVILVEDDSPPGEPELLGLYEGHALTERGWDYAGVLPDRITIYRNPTLRVCDSEDDVVDEVAVTVVHEIAHHFGIDDARLHELGWG, from the coding sequence GTGGAGATGGACCGCGACCGCTTCGAGGAACTCGTCGGCGAGGCGCTCGACGAGGTGCCGGAGGAACTGCTCCGGCTGATGGACAACGTCGTCATCCTGGTCGAGGACGATTCCCCGCCCGGCGAGCCGGAGCTGCTCGGCCTCTACGAGGGCCACGCGCTGACCGAGCGGGGGTGGGACTACGCCGGTGTGCTGCCCGACCGCATCACCATCTACCGCAACCCGACGCTGCGCGTCTGCGACAGCGAGGACGACGTGGTCGACGAGGTCGCGGTGACCGTGGTCCACGAGATCGCCCACCACTTCGGCATCGACGACGCGCGGCTGCACGAGCTCGGCTGGGGTTGA
- a CDS encoding OsmC family protein gives MPIRSGSARWQGNLTEGSGTVRTGKGGLQGNYSFKSRFEEGEGTNPEELIGAAHAGCFSMAFSKALSDAGFTPTSVDSTATVHMGQTDAGFSVTRIDLETTGDVPGIDEPTFLKIAEEAKANCPISRLLAPGVQEITLSAKLA, from the coding sequence ATGCCTATTCGCTCCGGCTCTGCTCGCTGGCAGGGCAATCTCACCGAGGGTTCCGGGACGGTCCGCACCGGCAAGGGCGGCCTTCAGGGCAACTACTCGTTCAAGTCCCGCTTCGAGGAGGGGGAGGGGACGAACCCGGAGGAGCTGATCGGCGCCGCGCACGCCGGCTGCTTCTCGATGGCGTTCTCCAAGGCCCTGTCGGACGCGGGTTTCACGCCGACGTCCGTGGACTCCACCGCCACGGTCCACATGGGCCAGACGGACGCGGGCTTCTCCGTCACCAGGATCGACCTGGAGACCACCGGCGACGTGCCCGGGATCGACGAGCCGACGTTCCTCAAGATCGCGGAGGAGGCCAAGGCCAACTGCCCGATCTCCCGCCTGCTCGCGCCGGGCGTCCAGGAAATCACGCTCTCCGCGAAACTCGCCTGA